Proteins encoded within one genomic window of Tolypothrix bouteillei VB521301:
- the bchI gene encoding magnesium chelatase ATPase subunit I — protein sequence MSPTAQATASARRVVFPFTAIVGQEEMKLALLLNVIDPKIGGVMIMGDRGTGKSTTIRALADLLPEIPVVANDPFNSHPSDPDLMSDEIRLQLEQGAEIPTVQKKVIMVDLPLGATEDRVCGTIDIEKALSEGVKAFEPGLLAKANRGILYVDEVNLLDDHLVDVLLDSAASGWNTVEREGISIRHPARFVLVGSGNPEEGELRPQLLDRFGMHAEIHTVKEPALRVQIVEQRAEFDQNPPAFLEKYKSQQEELQQKIVNAQQLLPSVTIDYDLRVKISEVCSELDVDGLRGDIVTNRAAKAITAFEGRNEVTVDDIRRIITLCLRHRLRKDPLESIDSGYKVEKAFGRVFGVEIPEDTAQTNGTGQKVRS from the coding sequence GTGAGTCCAACTGCTCAAGCCACCGCAAGTGCGCGTCGTGTGGTATTTCCATTTACAGCAATTGTGGGTCAGGAAGAAATGAAACTGGCTCTGCTGTTGAACGTGATTGACCCAAAAATTGGTGGTGTGATGATTATGGGCGATCGCGGTACGGGGAAATCCACAACTATCCGGGCGCTGGCTGACTTGCTACCAGAAATCCCTGTCGTCGCCAATGACCCATTCAACAGCCATCCCAGCGATCCCGATTTGATGAGCGATGAAATCCGCCTACAGCTAGAGCAAGGAGCGGAGATTCCTACAGTTCAGAAAAAGGTGATCATGGTAGATCTCCCATTGGGAGCTACAGAAGACCGCGTTTGCGGTACCATTGACATCGAAAAAGCTTTATCAGAAGGTGTTAAAGCCTTTGAACCGGGATTGTTGGCAAAAGCCAATCGAGGTATTCTCTACGTAGATGAAGTGAACTTGCTAGATGACCATCTCGTAGACGTGCTTCTTGACTCTGCAGCAAGTGGCTGGAACACGGTAGAAAGGGAAGGTATCTCCATTCGTCACCCAGCTCGTTTCGTGCTAGTAGGTTCTGGGAACCCAGAAGAAGGGGAACTGCGTCCTCAACTCCTCGATCGCTTTGGCATGCATGCTGAGATTCACACAGTGAAAGAACCAGCTTTACGCGTGCAAATTGTGGAACAACGGGCAGAATTTGACCAAAATCCTCCGGCTTTTTTGGAAAAGTACAAATCTCAGCAGGAAGAACTACAGCAAAAAATCGTCAATGCCCAACAGCTTTTACCAAGTGTTACAATTGATTACGATTTACGAGTGAAAATCTCTGAAGTTTGTTCTGAACTGGATGTCGATGGCTTGCGGGGTGATATTGTCACCAACCGCGCAGCTAAAGCAATAACCGCGTTTGAAGGGCGCAACGAAGTCACAGTTGATGATATTCGTCGCATCATTACTTTGTGTTTGCGTCACAGGTTGCGGAAAGACCCCTTGGAGTCTATTGATTCTGGTTACAAAGTAGAAAAAGCTTTTGGTCGGGTTTTTGGTGTAGAAATACCTGAAGATACAGCACAAACAAACGGTACGGGACAAAAGGTGAGAAGTTAG
- a CDS encoding Uma2 family endonuclease, with translation MTQALPKLVTFEEFLRWKPEVGRYELHNGLVIETQPTGPHERIKGFLASELTVEYKRLKLPYFIPNQALVKPPGSESGYLPDILIINDENLAAEPLWEKESTVSQGASVPLVIEVVSTNWRDDYLKKFADYEEMGIPEYWIADYAALGGKLFIGNPKQPTLSIYELIEGEYQRVTQFRGDDRIISPTFPELNLTVRQVFQART, from the coding sequence ATGACCCAAGCCCTACCCAAATTAGTCACTTTTGAAGAATTTTTGAGATGGAAACCTGAAGTAGGACGATACGAACTGCACAATGGATTGGTTATCGAGACGCAACCAACGGGACCGCATGAACGAATCAAAGGTTTTTTAGCTTCCGAATTAACCGTTGAGTACAAACGGTTGAAATTGCCTTACTTCATACCGAATCAGGCGCTAGTAAAACCGCCAGGAAGCGAATCAGGGTATTTGCCCGATATTTTGATAATAAATGATGAAAATTTAGCAGCAGAACCATTGTGGGAAAAAGAATCGACAGTTTCCCAGGGTGCATCAGTTCCTCTAGTTATTGAAGTTGTTAGTACTAACTGGCGTGATGATTATTTGAAAAAGTTCGCTGATTATGAAGAAATGGGTATTCCCGAGTACTGGATTGCGGACTACGCTGCTTTGGGTGGCAAACTTTTCATTGGCAATCCAAAGCAACCCACTCTCTCCATTTACGAATTGATAGAAGGCGAATATCAGCGAGTGACCCAGTTTCGTGGAGACGATCGCATTATCTCTCCAACTTTTCCCGAATTAAATCTAACTGTGCGGCAAGTTTTTCAGGCAAGGACTTAA
- a CDS encoding cupin domain-containing protein has product MIIDPTNVPKETGSRYPQQFQEVVAGRIRQRLGNFAGLKNFGVNLVTLEPGSTSALRHWHSHQDEFIYVLDGEIILVTDAGEQRLTPGMAAGFPAGDGNGHHLLNRSSKVAMYLEVGDRTPNDAVTYPDDDLLAQVSPDGKSWIFTHKDGTPY; this is encoded by the coding sequence ATGATTATTGACCCAACAAACGTACCAAAGGAAACGGGTTCGCGCTACCCACAACAGTTTCAAGAGGTTGTCGCCGGACGGATACGACAGCGATTGGGTAATTTTGCTGGCTTGAAAAATTTTGGTGTGAATTTAGTGACTCTAGAACCAGGAAGCACTTCTGCACTACGGCATTGGCATTCTCACCAAGATGAATTTATTTACGTATTAGATGGCGAAATCATTTTGGTGACAGATGCAGGCGAACAAAGGCTAACTCCAGGAATGGCTGCCGGGTTTCCCGCTGGTGACGGCAACGGACATCATTTGCTCAATCGTTCCAGTAAAGTAGCGATGTATTTAGAGGTGGGAGATCGGACTCCAAATGATGCAGTCACTTATCCAGATGACGATTTGCTAGCACAAGTTAGTCCTGATGGTAAATCCTGGATTTTTACTCATAAGGATGGCACTCCTTATTAA
- a CDS encoding globin family protein: MSLNVELLEQSFAQIKPRAEDFVASFYENLFASHPEAKPLFANTNMVEQRQHLLAALVLVVQNLRKPEVLEEALKKLGAKHISYGTAPEHYPLVGQALLTTFEQYLQQDWTSEVEQAWTDAFGAITALMLKGAEEVYP; the protein is encoded by the coding sequence ATGTCTTTAAATGTTGAACTATTAGAACAAAGTTTCGCTCAAATAAAACCTCGCGCTGAGGACTTTGTAGCTAGTTTCTATGAAAACCTGTTTGCATCTCACCCAGAAGCAAAGCCGTTATTTGCCAATACTAATATGGTAGAGCAACGGCAACATTTGTTAGCTGCTCTAGTCTTGGTAGTACAAAATCTCCGGAAACCAGAGGTTTTAGAAGAAGCTTTAAAAAAGCTAGGAGCCAAACATATCAGCTATGGAACTGCTCCCGAACATTACCCTCTAGTTGGACAAGCACTGCTAACAACTTTTGAGCAGTATCTTCAGCAAGATTGGACTTCTGAAGTGGAGCAAGCTTGGACAGATGCTTTTGGAGCAATTACCGCTTTGATGCTAAAAGGTGCAGAGGAAGTATATCCTTAA
- a CDS encoding metallophosphoesterase, giving the protein MSLLSGYINQVRREEKNVLFIISGDMLQVSTIDTEYQEISNIEIMNYLAPDVVTLGNHKLGYGLPHLLFLEKMANFPIVNE; this is encoded by the coding sequence ATGTCCCTGCTTTCTGGATATATCAATCAGGTGCGCCGGGAAGAGAAAAACGTGCTGTTTATTATTTCTGGTGATATGCTCCAAGTTTCAACAATTGATACAGAATACCAAGAAATTTCTAACATAGAAATTATGAATTACTTGGCTCCTGATGTGGTGACCTTGGGAAATCACAAATTAGGTTATGGGTTACCTCACTTACTGTTTCTGGAGAAGATGGCAAATTTCCCAATAGTAAATGAGTAA
- a CDS encoding histidine phosphatase family protein, with product MTSSQVVENNHQTGKVYFIRHGESTSNERNIFAGVLDVDLTTFGRLQARQAGFDLKKKEVKFDAVYVSHMRRARQTCEIALAESQALKVPDTPIQIDHRISEKSFGIFAGRNLNLLRLALGYEGFEEMLHSHNEAPPAGEKIAQVYDRAASFYEERVVPHLERGENVLVVCHQYVLEPLALYLSNLPPTAYKHLKLPNGKALSRDELVKFRNKESSGAASLRKQINDLSIMWAILLYAAAFLLGCLLRALSASEGGIPSVLFRAIIVACLAASTFYTYLDIDFAASKRKVTATVKYIVYGWMLVRWTVGLFLIFSGILYQSPGDLYKVMWVLFLMVPPALTSPVLSILWGGNLYPSAILSRTLSIITPVALIVTFGLAKQLPINSSSLIFFVIILIVGLAIPGAIAQFWRDKSPVESNHHSKNWKFIGVLAVAFMAFATGFQFTVPTFTSDLFSATDVNSSLACLQQLAVATLVFLLIRIFAVLTSVLTKGKLNKAESQDAYILLVNPNFFLWAALFIGVSTTANPAAVKYAIFWAALGFFCIPLIEQILFMNSFGNELLRETLRSSRLATAEIQKLFLELDTDGSKALNRDEIMELLGRIEDMTTGERSSQEIRKYITDYLFATLDADKNGTVDLQELEEYLSTYGLVANLNIVPGIASAVASRV from the coding sequence ATGACATCTAGCCAAGTAGTAGAAAATAATCATCAAACAGGAAAAGTGTATTTTATCCGGCATGGTGAAAGTACCAGCAACGAACGCAATATTTTTGCAGGGGTGTTAGATGTAGATTTGACTACATTTGGGAGATTGCAAGCCCGTCAAGCAGGTTTCGATCTCAAGAAAAAAGAAGTGAAGTTTGATGCTGTATATGTCTCTCACATGAGACGCGCACGACAAACTTGTGAAATTGCACTTGCTGAAAGTCAGGCTTTGAAAGTCCCCGATACTCCTATTCAAATCGACCATCGAATTAGTGAGAAGTCTTTTGGGATTTTTGCGGGACGTAACCTGAATTTATTGCGTCTAGCTTTGGGCTACGAAGGCTTCGAGGAAATGTTGCATTCACATAATGAAGCACCTCCAGCTGGCGAAAAGATCGCACAAGTTTACGATCGCGCTGCTAGTTTCTACGAGGAACGAGTTGTACCGCACTTAGAACGCGGTGAAAATGTTCTGGTAGTATGTCACCAATATGTATTGGAGCCTTTAGCACTTTATTTAAGCAATTTGCCACCAACAGCTTATAAACATCTGAAACTTCCTAATGGTAAAGCTCTCAGTCGAGATGAGCTAGTCAAGTTTCGCAACAAAGAATCCAGTGGTGCTGCTTCTTTACGCAAACAGATCAACGATCTGTCAATTATGTGGGCAATTTTGCTCTATGCTGCTGCTTTCTTATTAGGATGTTTGCTTAGGGCGTTAAGTGCTTCTGAAGGGGGAATTCCATCAGTACTATTTCGAGCTATCATCGTTGCTTGTCTTGCGGCTTCAACCTTTTATACATACTTAGACATTGACTTTGCAGCCAGTAAACGCAAAGTTACGGCAACTGTGAAATATATAGTCTATGGGTGGATGTTAGTTAGATGGACAGTGGGGCTATTTTTAATATTTTCTGGAATCTTGTATCAAAGCCCTGGCGATTTATATAAAGTTATGTGGGTGCTTTTTTTGATGGTGCCACCCGCCCTTACTTCCCCAGTTTTATCGATACTTTGGGGCGGTAATCTTTATCCCTCAGCTATTTTATCCAGGACTTTATCAATCATTACTCCAGTAGCACTGATTGTGACATTTGGTTTGGCAAAACAATTACCAATTAACTCTTCCAGCCTAATATTTTTTGTTATTATTCTCATTGTTGGTTTGGCAATACCAGGAGCTATAGCTCAGTTTTGGCGTGACAAATCTCCAGTTGAATCAAACCACCATAGCAAGAACTGGAAATTTATCGGCGTGCTAGCTGTTGCATTCATGGCTTTTGCAACCGGGTTTCAGTTTACTGTGCCAACATTCACTTCTGACTTATTTTCTGCAACAGATGTCAACAGTTCTCTAGCTTGTTTACAGCAACTAGCCGTAGCAACATTAGTCTTTCTCTTAATACGCATCTTTGCTGTATTAACTTCAGTATTAACGAAAGGTAAGCTCAATAAGGCAGAATCTCAAGATGCTTATATTCTGCTTGTTAATCCCAACTTTTTCCTTTGGGCTGCTCTTTTTATCGGAGTTAGTACAACTGCGAATCCCGCAGCAGTAAAATATGCAATTTTTTGGGCAGCACTAGGTTTTTTCTGCATACCACTCATCGAGCAGATATTGTTTATGAATTCATTTGGGAATGAATTATTGCGAGAAACACTGCGTTCTTCGAGATTGGCAACAGCAGAAATCCAAAAGCTGTTCCTGGAATTGGATACAGATGGAAGTAAAGCACTCAATAGAGACGAGATTATGGAGCTTTTAGGTCGAATAGAAGATATGACAACAGGAGAACGTAGCTCCCAAGAAATCAGGAAATACATCACAGATTATCTTTTCGCCACTCTTGATGCCGATAAAAATGGAACTGTCGATTTGCAAGAATTAGAAGAGTATTTATCAACATATGGGTTAGTTGCTAATCTGAACATCGTTCCTGGTATTGCATCCGCAGTTGCATCAAGGGTTTAA
- a CDS encoding globin domain-containing protein, giving the protein MSLNVEILEQSFEKVKPHADEFVASFYNNLFQAHPEVKPLFANTDMANQQKKLLSSLVLVVENLRSPEALGSVLNSLGSRHISYGAIPNYYGLVGEALLLTFEQYLAEDWTPEVKQAWLDAFTAITALMLNTPTGVKSEIAANSEHQALKKPVEQKLGGIPQVKPADQILTEIPEEPLELPVEILVNSFEKVKPQADEFAASFYKNLFQAHPEVKPLFTKTDMKTQEKKLLNSLVLVVENLRNPEALGTVLKALGARHTGYGTIPKYYKPVGEALLLTFEQYLQQNWTPEVKKAWLDAYRVITALMLKGAGEESAPKVVEQPTNVAKPVPSEQPATWQFHTKRSELSFSKFKQIPHKLMDAFWIAPTWLIAIVSAVLFAVVVVIVDDNSVLGEVLGAADTVSLVVALVLFIKETPDRRKQFHYQAWGTVDAAHGVKVSYARILALQDLNEDGVSLRGLDAPGAELVDINLSHANLSNANLMTSDLTNANLHSANLDNANLCEAKLSGANLSHAKLGFTRLSRANLNSAKLNDANLICADLSHANLSGANLKNASLSGANLQGAYLGSANLKNAKVSEAELSGAFLEGAIMPDGSKYRSQN; this is encoded by the coding sequence ATGTCTTTAAATGTTGAAATTTTAGAGCAAAGTTTTGAAAAAGTTAAACCACACGCTGATGAATTTGTAGCCAGTTTCTACAATAATCTTTTTCAAGCACACCCAGAGGTAAAGCCGTTATTTGCCAATACTGATATGGCAAATCAACAAAAAAAGCTGTTAAGTTCTCTGGTTCTAGTGGTAGAAAATCTCCGCAGTCCTGAAGCTTTAGGTTCAGTTCTCAATTCACTAGGAAGTAGACATATTAGCTATGGAGCTATTCCCAATTATTATGGGCTAGTGGGAGAAGCTTTGCTACTGACATTTGAACAGTATCTGGCTGAAGATTGGACTCCTGAAGTTAAACAAGCTTGGTTAGATGCCTTTACAGCTATTACTGCGTTGATGCTAAATACACCAACAGGAGTTAAATCTGAGATAGCAGCAAATTCAGAACATCAAGCACTTAAAAAACCAGTTGAGCAAAAACTAGGGGGAATTCCACAGGTAAAACCAGCCGACCAAATCTTAACAGAAATACCAGAAGAACCTTTAGAGTTACCTGTAGAAATATTAGTAAACAGTTTTGAAAAAGTTAAACCCCAAGCCGATGAATTTGCAGCCAGCTTCTACAAAAATCTTTTTCAAGCACATCCAGAAGTGAAACCACTGTTTACTAAAACAGATATGAAAACTCAAGAGAAAAAACTGTTAAATTCTCTGGTTTTGGTGGTAGAAAATCTCCGCAATCCCGAAGCTTTAGGGACAGTTCTCAAAGCTTTAGGAGCTAGACATACTGGCTATGGTACCATTCCCAAATATTATAAACCAGTGGGGGAAGCTTTACTGTTGACTTTTGAGCAGTATCTCCAACAAAATTGGACTCCTGAAGTCAAAAAAGCTTGGCTAGACGCTTATAGAGTAATTACTGCGTTGATGTTAAAAGGTGCGGGGGAAGAATCTGCACCTAAAGTTGTAGAACAACCTACAAATGTAGCAAAACCTGTCCCATCCGAACAACCTGCAACTTGGCAATTTCATACCAAAAGATCGGAACTGTCATTCAGCAAATTCAAGCAAATTCCTCATAAACTGATGGATGCTTTCTGGATAGCACCAACATGGTTAATCGCTATAGTTTCAGCAGTTCTTTTTGCAGTAGTTGTTGTAATTGTTGATGATAATTCTGTGTTGGGAGAGGTTTTGGGTGCGGCTGACACTGTCAGTTTGGTGGTGGCGCTAGTTCTATTCATTAAAGAAACTCCAGATCGCCGCAAACAATTTCACTACCAAGCTTGGGGTACAGTTGATGCAGCACATGGGGTGAAAGTTAGCTATGCCAGAATTTTAGCACTTCAAGATTTGAATGAAGATGGTGTTTCCCTCAGAGGACTAGATGCTCCTGGTGCGGAGTTAGTAGATATTAATCTCTCCCATGCTAATTTGAGTAATGCTAATTTAATGACAAGTGATTTGACTAATGCCAATCTCCACTCTGCCAATTTAGATAATGCTAATCTCTGTGAGGCTAAACTTAGTGGTGCTAATCTAAGTCATGCAAAACTCGGTTTTACTCGCTTGAGTCGAGCTAATCTCAATAGTGCCAAGCTGAATGATGCTAATTTAATTTGTGCAGATTTGAGTCATGCCAACCTAAGTGGTGCTAATTTGAAAAATGCAAGTTTGAGTGGTGCTAATTTGCAAGGAGCTTACTTAGGTAGTGCCAATCTCAAAAATGCTAAAGTGAGCGAAGCTGAACTCAGTGGTGCTTTTCTAGAAGGTGCAATTATGCCTGATGGTTCAAAATATCGCTCTCAAAATTAA
- a CDS encoding glycosyltransferase gives MRQLTAPIYFYCDPREGVPEGNKLQHCLVCLAEGFRELGIPFFSNVNYWQESPEQRYLIRHNPDITPNDCSVVILSNNWYTVNLPLPRNLFHPSRKYLTVYIDTEDGDRTYIDRPEFKQFDFILRNHFNKHFHYGDNFYPWPFGLTYRILRELEQVPNFQDRNKHLLINYRHWQTNTHSVRQMTGSQVIPHLAKILPIYNYIDSEKPVDDYNYHHWKQSGGRHYPSYYERLKNSAACAAFGGFFIPTWFKHPGSFASRIGKRVFTELKLKSNTAVQWDSWRFWESLAAGCVTLHIDFEKYGFALPTMPKNWQHYIGIDLDNVQEAVDRIAAQPEILEEIGTAGRRWALEHYSPVPMAIAFLKTIGYHDLQCASTSNNGQGSLKSSRTTSGLSTQN, from the coding sequence ATGAGACAACTGACAGCACCGATATACTTCTACTGCGACCCAAGAGAAGGCGTTCCAGAGGGCAATAAGTTACAGCATTGTTTGGTTTGTCTGGCAGAAGGCTTTAGAGAATTAGGTATACCTTTTTTTTCTAATGTAAATTATTGGCAGGAGTCCCCAGAACAAAGATATCTGATTCGTCACAATCCAGACATTACCCCAAATGATTGTTCTGTAGTTATACTCTCAAATAATTGGTACACTGTTAATCTTCCTTTACCAAGAAATTTGTTTCATCCCAGTCGAAAGTATTTAACTGTTTATATAGATACAGAAGATGGCGATCGCACTTATATCGACCGACCCGAATTTAAGCAGTTTGACTTCATTTTGAGAAATCACTTTAACAAACATTTCCATTATGGCGATAATTTTTACCCTTGGCCTTTCGGACTCACTTATCGGATATTGCGAGAGTTAGAGCAAGTCCCTAACTTTCAAGATAGAAATAAACACCTACTCATCAATTACAGACATTGGCAAACCAATACCCATTCTGTCAGGCAAATGACTGGTAGCCAGGTGATTCCGCATCTTGCAAAAATATTGCCCATTTACAACTATATTGATAGTGAAAAGCCTGTAGATGATTATAACTATCATCATTGGAAACAATCAGGCGGACGCCATTACCCAAGTTACTACGAGCGCCTGAAAAATTCAGCTGCATGTGCAGCCTTTGGAGGTTTTTTTATACCCACTTGGTTTAAGCACCCTGGGAGTTTCGCCAGTCGGATTGGAAAGCGTGTTTTTACTGAGTTGAAATTAAAGTCCAACACAGCCGTACAATGGGATAGCTGGCGATTTTGGGAATCATTAGCAGCAGGATGCGTAACTCTTCACATAGATTTTGAGAAATACGGTTTTGCTCTCCCTACAATGCCAAAGAACTGGCAACATTACATCGGGATAGACTTAGATAATGTACAAGAAGCTGTAGATAGAATAGCAGCACAACCGGAAATTCTTGAAGAAATCGGCACGGCGGGGAGACGTTGGGCATTAGAACACTATAGCCCTGTCCCGATGGCGATCGCCTTTCTCAAAACAATTGGGTATCACGATCTGCAATGTGCAAGTACATCCAACAACGGACAAGGCTCTTTGAAATCGAGCCGTACTACTAGTGGTCTGTCAACCCAGAATTGA
- a CDS encoding chemotaxis protein CheW — protein MLLLLFNVGTHSYAIESSHVVEVIPRVAYREVHHVPKYVAGLFNYRGTIVPVIDLCHLIRGTPSQTHLSTRVIVVSYPGKNNLLQYIGLMAERVVKTLNKSKTEFVSSGLLAHEVPYLGEMIMDEKGMIQHIHLARLFTNLQQINLLEPKEGKTNDVNSY, from the coding sequence ATGTTATTATTACTTTTTAATGTAGGAACTCATTCATATGCTATTGAAAGTTCTCATGTGGTTGAAGTGATCCCTAGAGTTGCTTATAGGGAAGTGCATCACGTACCAAAATATGTCGCTGGTTTATTTAATTATCGAGGAACCATTGTACCTGTTATTGATTTGTGCCACTTGATTCGAGGAACACCAAGTCAAACACATTTAAGTACCCGTGTGATTGTTGTTAGTTATCCTGGTAAAAATAACCTATTGCAGTACATTGGTTTGATGGCAGAACGAGTTGTCAAAACTCTGAACAAGTCAAAAACGGAGTTTGTTTCCTCAGGGTTGCTAGCACATGAAGTTCCATATTTGGGGGAAATGATTATGGACGAAAAAGGAATGATTCAGCATATTCATCTAGCTCGTTTATTTACGAATTTACAACAAATCAATTTGTTAGAACCAAAAGAGGGAAAAACAAATGACGTTAACAGCTATTGA